Proteins encoded in a region of the Ziziphus jujuba cultivar Dongzao chromosome 3, ASM3175591v1 genome:
- the LOC125423292 gene encoding uncharacterized protein LOC125423292 yields MLLYGEIDVAGAKMVEFSRIWLVSSVILLLGLTIPCSCSSLKSIIKTKSAVFLSPEFKLQPGSVSNKFYYNMDFPRGHIAVKSFDAEVVDEAGNPVPLHETYLHHWVVARYYYRKNSTEPEGSSLMQNHTDFIDVENSGLCQSKVLRQYFGLGSETRKTLTYVPDPFGIEVGNPAEIPSGYEERWVFNIHAIDTRGVEDRMGCTECRCDLYNVSKDQNGRPLSPLYKGGIYCCYDDTRCRLRNGFQGAKRGLYLKYTVKWVDWSDSIVPVKVYIYDVTDRFKASKDSIMQSAEHDCQIEYDVEKSYSPSNAIDTKRTSLSIPYGSGGYVVYAVAHLHSAGIALTLHGQDGRTICSSSPIYGKGNEVGNEAGYVVGMSTCYPQPGSVKINDGETLILESMYNSTQSHTGVMALFYILVADQLSESLFPLDSQLYPLLQTSHQNGGDTKGDDAGTARTVENVEYHSSPTLSQRPLVLYPKHSVYTVIYSNTPIYIYIHNSTIKHSFCCGSFADYHLFWSKMQEFSRTWLPFSVILLLGLTIPCSCSSLKSIINTKSAVFLSPKFELEPGSVADKYYYNIDFPRGHIALKSFDAEVVDEAGNPVPLYETYLHHWVVARYYHLKNSSEPELDGSNYRNKRTDFVMVRNDGLCQRNVLGQYYGLGSETRRTATHVPDPFGVEVGNAAEIPSGYEEKWLLNIHAIDTRGVEDKLGCTECRCDLYNVSKDAYGRPLRPEYKGGLYCCYDDTRCRMKEGFQGAKRGLYLRYTVKWVDWSDSIVPVKIYILDVTDKVLKDSTRQSAEHHCQVEYEVKKSGSPSGSNGNTCADTKRTSLSVPSGGYVVYAVAHQHTGGIGSTLYRQDGQTICSSLPIYGDGNEVGNEAGYIVGMSTCYPQPGSIKINDGETLILESIYNSTISHTGVMGLFYILVADRLPKSLLPLHSQL; encoded by the exons ATGCTCTTGTATGGTGAAATTGATG TGGCAGGAGCAAAAATGGTAGAGTTTTCTCGAATATGGTTGGTTTCCTCAGTAATATTACTATTGGGGTTAACCATACCATGTTCATGCTCTTCGCTGAAAAGCATAATCAAGACGAAATCTGCAGTTTTCTTATCCCCAGAGTTCAAGTTGCAACCTGGATCAGTTTCGAACAAATTCTACTACAACATGGATTTCCCGAGAGGTCATATTGCAGTCAAAAGTTTTGATGCTGAAGTAGTTGATGAAGCAGGGAACCCTGTCCCTCTTCACGAAACTTATCTTCACCACTGGGTTGTTGCTAGATATTATTACCGCAAGAATTCCACAGAGCCGGAGGGCTCTTCTTTAATGCAGAACCACACAGATTTCATTGATGTAGAAAACAGTGGATTATGCCAGAGTAAAGTACTTAGACAGTATTTTGGACTTGGATCCGAAACCCGAAAAACACTCACATATGTTCCCGATCCTTTTGGGATTGAAGTTGGTAATCCTGCAGAGATCCCTTCTGGTTATGAGGAGAGATGGGTGTTCAATATCCATGCCATTGATACTCGCGGCGTTGAAGATAGGATGGGATGCACTGAATGCAGGTGTGATCTGTATAATGTTTCGAAAGACCAAAATGGACGGCCTCTGAGCCCGCTGTACAAAGGAGGTATTTATTGTTGCTATGATGATACACGATGTAGGTTGAGAAATGGCTTTCAGGGTGCCAAGAGAGGTCTCTACCTGAAATATACAGTGAAGTGGGTTGATTGGTCTGATTCCATAGTTCCTGTTAAGGTCTATATTTATGATGTCACTGATAGATTCAAGGCTTCGAAGGATTCAATTATGCAGTCTGCTGAACATGATTGCCAG ATTGAGTATGACGTTGAAAAATCTTACAGTCCAAGTAATGCCATCGACACCAAAAGGACAAGTCTTAGTATCCCTTATGGTTCTGGGGGATATGTTGTCTATGCTGTTGCTCATCTTCATTCTGCAGGAATTGCTTTGACACTACACGGACAA GATGGACGAACCATATGTTCGTCGTCCCCAATTTATGGGAAGGGGAACGAAGTAGGAAACGAGGCTGGTTATGTAGTTGGAATGTCAACTTGTTATCCTCAACCTGGCTCTGTCAAGATCAATGATGGGGAGACTTTGATTCTGGAATCCATGTACAACAGCACACAATCACACACAGGAGTTATGGCGCTGTTTTACATTTTGGTTGCAGATCAATTGTCAGAATCTTTATTTCCACTTGATTCTCAACTT TATCCTCTTCTCCAAACTAGTCACCAAAATGGTGGAGATACCAAAGGGGACGACGCTGGAACTGCTAGAACTGTAGAAAATGTTGag TACCACTCCTCCCCAACACTCTCTCAGCGCCCGCTTGTCCTCTATCCCAAGCATTCAGTATATACAGTTATATACTCAAACACAccgatatacatatacatacataattcCACCATCAAACACAGTTTTTGCTGTGGCTCTTTTGCAGATTATCATCTATTTTG GAGCAAAATGCAAGAGTTTTCTCGAACTTGGCTGCCTTTTTCAGTAATATTACTGCTGGGATTAACCATACCATGTTCATGTTCTTCGCTGAAAAGCATAATCAATACTAAATCTGCAGTTTTCTTATCCCCAAAGTTTGAGTTGGAACCTGGATCAGTGGCAGACAAGTATTACTACAACATTGATTTCCCAAGAGGTCATATTGCTCTCAAAAGTTTTGATGCTGAAGTAGTTGATGAAGCAGGAAACCCTGTTCCTCTTTATGAAACTTATCTTCATCATTGGGTTGTTGCAAGGTATTATCACCTTAAGAATTCCTCAGAGCCAGAGCTGGATGGCTCTAATTATAGAAATAAACGTACAGATTTTGTTATGGTAAGAAACGATGGATTGTGCCAGAGAAATGTTCTTGGACAGTATTATGGACTTGGATCCGAAACACGAAGAACAGCCACACATGTTCCTGATCCTTTTGGGGTTGAAGTTGGTAATGCTGCAGAAATCCCTTCTGGTTATGAGGAGAAATGGTTGCTCAACATTCATGCTATTGATACTCGTGGCGTTGAAGACAAGTTGGGATGCACTGAATGCAGGTGTGATCTGTATAATGTTTCAAAGGATGCGTATGGACGACCTTTGAGGCCGGAGTACAAAGGAGGTTTGTATTGTTGCTATGATGATACAAGATGTAGGATGAAAGAAGGCTTTCAAGGTGCCAAGAGAGGTCTCTACCTGAGATATACTGTAAAGTGGGTTGATTGGTCTGATTCTATAGTTCCTGTTAAAATTTATATCCTCGATGTCACTGATAAGGTTTTGAAGGATTCAACTAGGCAGTCTGCTGAACATCATTGCCAG GTTGAGTATGAAGTCAAAAAATCTGGCAGTCCCAGCGGAAGTAATGGTAATACCTGCGCTGACACCAAGAGGACAAGTCTCAGTGTCCCTTCTGGGGGGTATGTTGTCTACGCTGTTGCTCATCAGCATACTGGAGGAATCGGTTCGACACTATACAGACAA GATGGACAAACCATATGCTCATCGTTGCCAATTTATGGGGACGGGAACGAAGTAGGAAATGAGGCCGGTTACATAGTTGGAATGTCCACTTGTTATCCTCAACCAGGCTCTATCAAGATCAATGATGGGGAGACTCTGATTCTGGAATCTATTTACAACAGCACGATATCACACACAGGAGTTATGGGGCTGTTTTACATTTTGGTTGCAGATCGACTGCCAAAATCCTTACTTCCACTCCATTCTCAGCTCTGA
- the LOC125423488 gene encoding calcium-dependent mitochondrial ATP-magnesium/phosphate carrier protein 2, with protein sequence MSEAGPAVGHVGFPKMKAKPTAESCCNPVKKSGPVSMDHVLLALRETKEDRDLRIRSLFNFFDAANLGYLDYSQIEAGLSALQIPPEYKYAKDLLKVCDANRDGRVDYYEFRRYMDAKELELYRIFQAIDVEHNGCILPEELWDALVKAGIEIDDEELARFVEHVDKDNNGIITFEEWRDFLLLYPHEATIENIYHHWERVCLVDIGEQAVIPEGISKHVHRSRYFIAGGIAGAASRTATAPLDRLKVILQVQTTNACIGPAIKKIWKEGGFLGFFRGNGINVVKVAPESAIKFFAYEMLKNVIGDSMEKDKDDIGAFGRLFAGGMAGAVAQTAIYPLDLVKTRLQTFSSDGGKVPKLGTLTKDILVQEGPRAFYKGLLPSVLGMIPYAGIDLAAYETLKDMSKSYILRDSEPGPLVQLGCGTISGAIGATCVYPLQVIRTRMQAQHSNSATAYKGMSDVFWRTIQHEGYRGFYKGLFPNLLKVVPAASITYMVYESMKKSLDLD encoded by the exons ATGTCCGAGGCTGGCCCAGCTGTTGGTCATGTCGGCTTCCCCAAAATGAAAGCCAAGCCAACCGCGGAGAGCTGTTGCAACCCAGTGAAGAAATCCGGGCCTGTTTCCATGGATCATGTTCTTCTGGCATTGCGGGAAACCAAGGAAGATAGGGACCTTAGAATCCGTAGccttttcaatttctttgatGCTGCCAATTTGGGTTATTTGGACTATTCCCAGATTGAGGCAGGCTTATCTGCTCTCCAGATTCCCCCCGAGTACAAGTATGCCAAGGATCTGTTGAAGGTTTGTGATGCCAATAGGGATGGCAGGGTCGATTACTATGAGTTTCGAAGATATATGGATGCTAAAGAGCTCGAGCTTTACCGCATTTTCCAAGCTATTGATGTCGAACACAATGGCTGCATTTTGCCTGAGGAGCTTTGGGATGCACTTGTGAAGGCTG ggattgaaattgatgatgAGGAGCTTGCCCGGTTTGTTGAGCATGTTGATAAGGATAATAATGGAATTATCACTTTTGAGGAATGGAGAGATTTTCTTCTGCTTTATCCTCATGAAGCAACTATTGAAAACATATATCATCACTGGGAAAGGGTATGCCTTGTAGACATTGGGGAGCAGGCCGTTATTCCAGAAGGAATCAGTAAGCATGTTCACAGAAGCAGATATTTTATTGCAGGGGGAATAGCAGGAGCTGCTTCTCGAACTGCAACTGCTCCTCTTGATCGCCTGAAGGTCATTTTGCAAGTTCAGACAACAAATGCTTGTATTGGACCAGCCATAAAGAAGATATGGAAGGAAGGTGGTTTCCTAGGGTTTTTTAGAGGTAATGGGATAAATGTTGTGAAGGTAGCACCTGAAAGTGCTATCAAGTTTTTTGCTTATGAAATGTTGAAGAATGTGATTGGAGATAGTATGGAAAAAGACAAGGATGATATTGGAGCTTTTGGGAGACTTTTTGCTGGTGGTATGGCTGGTGCAGTAGCACAGACTGCTATCTACCCTTTGGATCTTGTAAAAACGAGGTTACAGACTTTTTCTTCTGATGGTGGAAAGGTTCCTAAATTGGGAACTCTAACAAAAGACATATTGGTTCAAGAAGGACCTCGTGCCTTTTACAAGGGTCTTTTACCATCTGTTCTTGGGATGATCCCCTATGCTGGCATCGACCTTGCTGCCTATGAGACCTTAAAAGATATGTCAAAATCATATATTCTTCGGGACAGTG aaccTGGTCCTCTTGTCCAACTGGGATGTGGGACAATATCTGGAGCTATAGGAGCAACTTGTGTGTATCCCTTGCAGGTTATACGAACAAG aATGCAAGCTCAACATTCTAATTCAGCTACTGCTTATAAGGGAATGTCCGATGTGTTTTGGAGAACGATTCAGCATGAAGGTTATAGAGGTTTCTACAAAGGCCTATTTCCAAATCTTCTCAAAGTTGTGCCAGCTGCAAGCATTACCTATATGGTCTATGAAAGCATGAAAAAGAGTCTAGATCTTGACTAG
- the LOC125423291 gene encoding receptor-like protein EIX2 — protein MIKFGSISGGTATYNGDGFVYSFIYPHKLVYQSDAYARFYENNALVVSEEENSSEIPTSLINLTWIEVLNLSYNNLYGRIPSKNQFDTFVNVSYIGNQALYGLQLTKNCPFEATSNQTQQIDDGNNDGDEFKRWFFVGVGIGFYIGFWGMFGSLCLNRSWRHAYFLFKLEDWLLLRLALYIARFQRRFNTNNNQ, from the exons ATGATCAAGTTCGGAAGTATTTCTGGTGGAACTGCAACTTATAATGGCGATGGATTTGTTTACAGTTTCATTTATCCTCACAAATTGGTCTATCAGAGTGATGCATATGCGAGGTTTTATGAGAACAACGCATTGGTTGTATCAGAGGAAGAAAAttcaa GTGAAATTCCTACCAGCTTGATTAATCTTACTTGGATTGAAGTACTCAATCTGTCATATAACAACTTGTATGGTAGAATTCCatctaaaaatcaatttgataccTTTGTGAACGTTTCATATATTGGAAATCAGGCACTCTATGGTTTACAACTCACAAAGAACTGCCCATTTGAAGCCACGTCTAATCAAACTCAACAGATTGATGATGGTAATAATGATGGAGATGAGTTCAAGAGATGGTTTTTTGTGGGTGTGGGGATCGGGTTCTATATTGGATTTTGGGGAATGTTTGGTAGTTTGTGTCTTAACCGTTCTTGGAGACATGCATACTTCTTGTTCAAACTGGAAGATTGGCTGTTGTTGAGGTTGGCACTCTACATAGCAAGATTTCAAAGGAGGTTCAACACAAACAACAATCAGTAA
- the LOC107409985 gene encoding pentatricopeptide repeat-containing protein At5g61800 produces MLNPNRCKTLKQLHQLHANSIITGLFFSSPNIPNLFLHSFISLIPTTPSSSSSLLSYALFLFNLIPNPSTFSFNNIIRAHSLLSSSSSSPLLLFSRMRHLSLSPDFHTFPFLLKASSQLGISVAHVLHSQALKFGFAAHLFFRNTLIRVYSVSGRLDHARQVFDETEQRDVVTYNVLIDVLVKAGDMLGAREVFDAMSVRDRISWGTILAGYAGTSQCDETIRLFDQMMGLELQPDSVALASALSACAQLGDMERGKNIHDYIRQNGIPLNSFLATGLVDFYAKCGCIEIAMEVFDSSTSKNLFTWNAMLVGLAMHGRGQLCLHYFSRMMEARVQPDGVSFLGVLVGCSHAGLVNKAQKLFDEMESVYGVHRELKHYGCMVDLLGRAGLIKEAMEMIRSMPMGGDVYVWGGLLGGCRIHGNVEIAKEAAENVMQIKPDDGGVYSIMANVYANAEQWDDVENMRRSLGDNKRVIKKNAGCSLIRLDGITHEFVAGDSLHAQTDEIYFILNRIEKHQFEAY; encoded by the coding sequence ATGCTAAACCCAAACCGATGCAAGACTCTGAAACAACTCCACCAACTCCATGCCAACTCCATCATCACTGGCCTCTTCTTCTCTTCTCCTAACATTCCCAACTTGTTCCTCCATTCCTTCATCTCCCTTATCCCCACaaccccttcttcttcttcttcattactCTCTTATGCTCTCTTTCTGTTCAATCTCATACCAAACCCATCAACCTTCTCCTTCAACAATATCATTAGAGCTCACTCCCTCctttcctcctcctcctcctcccctCTCCTCCTCTTCTCCCGTATGCGCCACCTCTCCCTCTCTCCCGACTTCCACACCTTCCCTTTCCTCCTCAAGGCTTCTTCCCAACTCGGCATTTCTGTCGCCCATGTTCTTCATTCCCAAGCTCTCAAGTTCGGATTCGCTGCTCATCTCTTTTTTAGGAATACCCTCATCCGGGTTTACTCTGTTTCTGGCCGATTGGACCATGCACGCCAGGTGTTTGATGAGACTGAACAGAGAGATGTTGTAACTTATAATGTGTTGATTGATGTGTTGGTAAAAGCCGGTGATATGTTGGGAGCTCGCGAGGTGTTTGATGCAATGTCTGTGCGAGATAGAATCTCGTGGGGCACCATCTTAGCTGGGTATGCTGGGACTAGTCAGTGTGATGAAACTATTCGTCTATTTGATCAGATGATGGGGTTGGAACTTCAACCTGATAGTGTAGCTTTGGCTTCGGCTCTTTCTGCTTGTGCACAGCTGGGGGATATGGAACGAGGCAAGAATATCCATGATTACATTCGACAAAATGGGATTCCGTTGAACTCTTTTTTAGCCACCGGATTGGTGGacttttatgcaaaatgtggcTGCATTGAGATTGCAATGGAGGTCTTCGATTCAAGTACAAGCAAGAATTTATTCACTTGGAATGCTATGCTTGTTGGGCTTGCCATGCATGGACGGGGCCAGCTTTGTCTACACTACTTCTCTAGAATGATGGAGGCAAGAGTTCAACCCGATGGAGTGAGCTTTTTGGGAGTTCTAGTGGGTTGCAGCCATGCAGGTCTAGTTAACAAAGCCCAGAAGCTTTTCGACGAGATGGAATCCGTTTATGGGGTTCATCGAGAGCTGAAGCATTACGGTTGCATGGTGGATTTGCTTGGGAGGGCTGGTTTGATAAAGGAAGCAATGGAGATGATAAGGAGTATGCCAATGGGAGGCGATGTTTATGTGTGGGGTGGTTTGCTTGGAGGGTGCAGAATTCATGGGAATGTTGAGATTGCAAAAGAAGCAGCTGAGAATGTGATGCAGATTAAGCCAGACGACGGTGGTGTGTATTCGATCATGGCGAACGTCTATGCCAATGCAGAGCAATGGGATGATGTAGAAAACATGAGGAGGTCATTGGGTGATAATAAGAGGGTGATCAAGAAGAACGCTGGTTGTAGTTTGATAAGATTGGACGGTATTACACATGAATTTGTTGCTGGGGATAGTTTACATGCCCAAACTGAtgaaatatatttcattttgaatAGAATAGAAAAGCATCAATTTGAAGCATACTAA
- the LOC107423498 gene encoding uncharacterized protein LOC107423498 → MAFRSMNHWKWVANGFRQYATATRPKMKSYAPTADFGQFHRQQQQRKPPMKGDFVPVYVAIGMIALSVTLGLHTAKQQLMHSPTVYVKKKRRETLPEVVEPEHVLEQADRFVKKSFFRKVAHIQDPNHDHVLSDPTRGDAFAHRPRAETLKSVGVDPVGI, encoded by the exons ATGGCTTTTAGGTCTATG AACCATTGGAAATGGGTGGCGAATGGTTTCCGACAATACGCCACCGCGACGCGGCCGAAGATGAAGTCGTACGCCCCGACGGCGGACTTCGGTCAGTTCCATAGGCAGCAGCAGCAACGGAAGCCGCCGATGAAGGGGGACTTCGTGCCGGTGTACGTGGCGATCGGGATGATAGCTTTGTCGGTGACGCTGGGTCTACACACAGCGAAGCAGCAGCTGATGCATTCTCCGACGGTCTACGTGAAGAAGAAGCGCCGTGAGACTTTGCCGGAGGTGGTGGAGCCCGAACACGTGCTGGAGCAGGCCGATAGGTTCGTGAAGAAATCCTTCTTCAGGAAGGTGGCCCACATCCAAGACCCGAATCATGATCATGTCCTTTCGGATCCCACGCGCGGTGACGCTTTCGCTCATCGTCCACGTGCTGAGACTCTCAAGTCCGTTGGGGTTGACCCGGTGGGCATATAG